A segment of the Anopheles cruzii chromosome 2, idAnoCruzAS_RS32_06, whole genome shotgun sequence genome:
TTCACAATTGGGAATGGAGACTGGAAATCAACACCTGCTGAAGATGGTATGCGCTCAGACGTGAAGCACAATATCAATGTGAAAAAGTGACACAGAAAAGAGGGAAATAGATGGAGCAACATTCTGATACTCCAGGCAAAAGGGAACACATTACTGTCGAAGGATCATCTGGAAGGCGCAACGTATGAGCCAGAAACTAATCACAATCACAAAGGAAATGACATTATAATGAATTTGAAGAAACGCGAGGACGACCGTCAACCAGACAGTGCACGGACGCAACAGGCTTTGCGAACTACGCGAAGGTCCCTGGAAATCATTGGTCAAAACCATAGGTCCTACTTTCCTTTCTGTTTCACACACATTTACTGGACCGCCATTAGTCTCTCCCCGTGCATCCCTGAACGTGTTGAGTTGACCACTGTAGCTTCTTACTTAATGACCCCGAAACTCCCGTACTTCATACAGTGACCCATTTCCTTACGAAGCAGTAATGCGCAAGCAAAGACAAGCAATTTGTCCAATGCACAGGACATTGGCCGAAGCAGAAACTGCGCTCCCAAATATTACATCCATACTAGTGTCGCAACAACACTACTAgcactactaccactactactagtACCGTAACGCGTGCAGGACTTACTCATTGCATTGTACATATCTTGTGAACACCGACGAGGATTCCGCGTTCCATCGAGGTTCGAACGGCGAGACATTATAGAATACGAAAGGAGCAAGGCCGAGCGGACGAGACGTGGCGTGTGTTAGTTTTAAGAATCCCTACAAATAAATGCATTACATTGGCAACGGCAAGCAAAATGAGTGTCGTCTGCTGTCAGCGCATGCAGAttaaaagaaaaggaaacataATAATGGACGTGTGGAACTCCTTTAACAATAGCTGACAAACGAAGCGACGGAGGGAGCAAAGCAGAAAACGATCCGTAAACTTTGGAAAGCAACCGTCAAAAGTAGAGTTGATGTGTAAAAGGTATGCGAATATCTAGATACTAAACATTTGTCAGAAAAGTGCTCCCTCTAGTTGTGAGCGGCGGGAGGATTACTAAACCATTTTTTAATGTGGAAGGTTTAGTAGAACGGTAGTAGTGTGGTAAAACATATTACAAAGCGAAACACGCTTAGCTGATTGCGTGAAACTGCCAAGGGGAGCGTCGACAACAACCAGAGTGAGAAACCGATGGCATGATCCGTCTGTACAACCGTAGAAGCACCCTGCGCAGACAAGTGAACACCTGTGAACGAGCGACCAGAGAGGAAAGTGGGCAAATATTACacgcaatcaatcaattattaaTACACAGAGAATAACATCAGTTAATGAAAACTTAGCATGTGACGTACGGTAGGGTTCTCCGAAATCAATATGAGTACTTGAATGTTTTTGTGAAATTTGCTACTAAGCCGACCAGCACCGTGAGCGCGCGGGCTAAGGTGGCAATCTGTGAAAAAgccatcaaaacaaaattgctCTACGACACCGTCGCCTGCTTGTGGTAGGCGATGGTATCACAGAGATTTGTGGTCAAATGCGCCAACGAATTGGCCTGAATGGGTGAAGAGAAAGGGTGTCGTCCTTAGTTAGTTTCCAATTTTCCGCTAACCAGCTGTCAGCACCTAGTTTCTACGCTTGTCAGTTTGTGTCTAATCCATCGGCAAACACAAACAGGGTGTTAAAACCAAGGTACGCAAACGTACGGCAAATGGTTTCTCGCAAAACCGCGCTGTGCTTGTCGGTTTTTGTTGGTGCGTAACTTGTGTACTCAAACCGCAGTGTGCTACATTGACGAGAATCATGTGTTGCTGCGCGCCACTACAAAAGGATATTGATTAGAAGATATTCAGCTGTCATTTGCCGTGCAAAAACAAAGTGTCGCACAGGTACGTCTGCCTCGAAACAATGGGGCCGCTTTTCCGGAGcgtaaataaatcaacatGCGTAAAAGAAAAATGCTATTTTCTGTAACTTGTAAatggaaccggaccggatctATAGAAAAACTTGACTTTTTTTAAACCAATGTATCATCGCCAGTGGCGGCGTGAATAAACGAATGGCGGAATATGCGTTCCGCAGTCTAACGGCCATCTTGTAACCCTCCTCGACTACAAACGTGATTCCGAACAGAATGACATATAAAAACTCATCTTACGTGCGCAAAGAGAGTGAACAACGGTACATCCAATACATCCGATTGACTTCGAaagcataatttaaaaaaattaaaaagaaacacaagTTTACTTTTAAGGCGTAATgcatataaatatatataaatataataatactggttgaaacaaacgaatgaaTCGCTAGGAGGTGCAGCTGTGGACGCAAGAGTAAAAGAATCCTTGACAGGGCCCCGACAAGCGAGCGTGTGAGAGGAGCGAAGCAAATCAATAATTTGTTAagacaagcaaacaaacaaacagaaaatacaaaacaagtaacgacaaataaaaaaaaattaagataAACATTGGATTGCGTTTGATTCAATTGACTTCGCTGGCTTCgcgaagcaaaacatttttcgcataatttattcattttttattttaccatCATCACTTCACCTTATATCCCACCGGAACACGGACGAAGACGGATATGTCTTGCTTTGTAGTACCATCGAGcacaaaatggcacatacttgattAATTCTTATATACTTTACGCATCGGATGCGTCGTTCCAACAGACCGCAAGCCGTGTAATTATGACCGTGCCACAGGTTGGTGGACTATCGAAACATGATCGCATTACAGTTGTTAAATTGTTCAAGCGCATCTATTGTAAATTTGACAGCTGCACAGAAATCCTCGGATCGTTACGTTGCAACACATGATTCGGAGTGAATGTGTGCGGTGAGTGGAAGGTTTACTTAGCGTAAACACCGTTTTCGGACACGAGTTAACCGTCGAAATGGAAGCCACTTCTCTTCGTGTGAGCTTCAAACAAATTACCAGCTTTTTCAACACAAAGCACTATTGgattcaaacaaaaaagttatCGGTAGTAAACACCATTCAAATTTCTGTTCACGAATTTGACTTCGGTTTCAAGTGTCTCGATCCTGCACGCACACTATCGTACGTCGTACGACGTGAGTGCCCTCGACCAATATCCGAAAGAACGAGTATTTTCGAAAATCGCGCAAGTGGCGAGTGTCCTATTGTATCCTAACGTGTTTGACTTTCCTTGCAAATTCGTTTGTCGCGACATTCATTTACGTGCGATCGCGTTTCTGGCAAGGGCGGCCACTTCAAGCAACTCGCCAAAATAATCTACcaacttgttttaatttctcgTTTTGTGCTATTCTTTGTTTCCAACtagcacgcacaccaccaagCACTTTCGGGTGTCCCGAACAAAACGAGCGCGGTTCCGCAAAAGCCGAAGTGTCAAACGGCATCGCGGTGAGAGCCCCGTAGCACTCACCGAATAGTTCCTGCCGGGTTTATTTCGCGGTCCGAGCTGAAGAAGCTAATTTCGCATTTAGCAATTGACAGCGCAACACGTTTCGAGAAAACGTAGTGAAATTCGTGCATTTTTCCTCTCAGTCTTTATCGGTTCTATCTGGTTAATTGTTCCCGTGCCGCACATCCGCGTGTAACCGCTCTGCAGAAAGAGCGGTGTGAAGTCGAGCCACCTAAAATCCCGTTCTGTCTGTCGGTTCCGTCACCACCGCGTTGTTTTGAACGTTGGTTTCTGCAATCTTTTCTCCGATACGCGGTCGCAAGTAACAAGTAATGTGCAAAATATTGTCGACCTAACCTTGCCCAGACTGCTCCATCGGTGGTTGGGTTCGTAAGCAAGCACAAACTGTTCGGAAGCGCTCCACGTAAGAGACACAGCTTGCGGTTTCCAACAAAGTGACGTCACGCGCGGAAAAGGAGCAGTTTAAAAGCACATTGATGTTAGTAAGCTATTCTGCGTTACAAAAACTCTAACTTTGCTCAGCTTGAAAGCACAACCCCAACATTAACAGTGCACTACCGAAAAAGTACCAAGCTGTTCTGTTTAGAAACTTTCGGTTTTATTACTCAATTTACTTAAAACACCCAGCCTGGAGGCTTTAGTGTTGGGAGCCATAAGTTTGCGCTTGATCGTGGACAAACGGCGTGATTTCAACGTGGGCGAACGGCGAAGCATCAATCTTCAAATAACCATTTCTACCTGGTGCCCCAAGAAAGAAATGTACAACATTAAAACGCGTCAGTAACGCTACTACTGCGAAGTGATCGTAGGAGCTCTGGggattttccgatttttgGTTGCGTATCGTCTCGTGTGTTTGTCAGTACAATTTTGCGGCTTCGCTCTCAAAAGAACAAGACATTTGGGCTGTGTGATACCGAGCCACAGTGTTTAGTTCGCCATCGACTTAATTTACCGACGTCATTGAGCATCGCTCGGCCGCGGTATCGCTAGCGCTAGCAACGATATTAAGATTTTCTGCTGCGTTATTCGATTCCTTCGAAAACGTCCATTCTTAAAACGTGGTGCACGCGGTGCCGAAAAGATACGAGGCACGAACGCACAAACACAGCTGTAAGTGAGCGGCTCCCTATCGAGAACTCATTACGAgagcgcaccgaaaaccgcaCTTTTGCCGTTCAATGAGGTAAGTTTTTGGGATTGGGTCCTCCGAGGCGCGTACTTCAATGCCGAATCCCGTTGGAGCGTATTTTAAAAAACAGGAAATAAGTAATCAGTGTTTACCTTCCTTTCGCCGTGTGCTTTGTTTCTTCGGTATTTTGACAGCATGGAAGGCAAAAAGGTACCATCCTCGGCTTCAGCGTTGCCCGCCGGTACACCGAGACCCGCAGCAGTTGGGACAAGCACGATGATGCCCCCGCCGGAACGTGCCCCAGCAGTgggccagcagcgccagctCCAACTATCGACGATCGGTGGAAGAAACGAGACACCGAATTCGGTTACCATTGCTTTGCGGCCCGTCGGAACGCCGCACAAATCTATGGTAACAATTTCTCCCACCACACCGCTATCCGCGTTCCGAACACCGGGGAACCGTCCGTCGCAGATGATCGATAAATGTGACAAGGCGGTAATCACGCtccgcagcggcggcggaggcggcagcagcagcaccgttaCCCGTGGCCAGGAGCACGGAGGAATGCAATCGACGGTAGTTTCGGTGAAAACTCCTCAGGGCGACACACAAGAAGTGGCGATTAAGGAGCTGCTCTCGGGTGCCGCTGCGGCAGGAGCTGCGTCTGCGGTGCAGAAGATTGTCATATGTCGTAAGGACCTAGCACCGCTATCATCGGGGGTGGTTACTGTTCAACAACAGCGGAATCAACCGGTGCTCGAAGTGTACAGCACTTTGAAATCTCAGGTAAGATTGGCGTTTTGCAACGTGACAATGACTGCTTCGCTTACTAACTAGTTCCCGGTATCAGCAAtctcatcgcgcgcgcggtggtggcccgcTGAAGGCAAAGTTTCCCTTTTCTGTTTGTTACAATTTTGCATCTTTCCGTGGCAGCAGCACTATGCGAGCGCGAAAACCTCccaggtggtggtgtgcgtgttcgATCGAAACGCGACTTTGAATGCTGCTGTCAATTGACACGGTGAGCGCCAACAAAAATTGAGCGGTCTGTTTGTGTGCAACCATATTGCCCTCTCGCTCGCACAAGTTTAGGGGTGCGAGTCGATCgcgcacaaaacacacacaatagCCGAACATTGGCCACCCCTTGCCGCCGGAGGATTTGACCATTTCGACCATGCCGACTCAGTGAAGGAATCGCACGCACGACACACCAAAACGTCTGATGTCCTTCGTGAAGAGACAGACGTTTGGTGTGTGTAGCGAAAGTGATActcgaccgacggacggacgaactAACCCTCTCGGAGGGCtagcagagagaaagagaacggaCGAGAGATTGCTCTCACAGGTGAACGCTGTGCGGTCACTCGCGTGGTCGAGTTGCAATAAGTTACGGTTgcttcaaaatattttattgagAACAGCGCACATCAACACATGGTGTGCGATGGCTTCGCAGTGAGTAAGCTGAACGTGAAAACGTGTGGTAACTTTTGCAGGGTGTGTAAAAGAAGTTGATCAAAAGTGCGCGGCACCACGATCGGGACGGATTAGATTGGTTCGCGGGGATCTCTGCTTCCAATCGGGCCCGGTTGCAAGATCGTGACCCATTCGAGGTACGTATTCTCCTCGCCCGCACCGTGATGTTGcttcgttctgctgctgccatcgACGTGTTGTTAACCGATGGCGCATTCTCAGCAACCAGAAATGGCCGGGAATGAGGCCAACAGTGGGACCGTCGCCCGACTGCGcgacgaaaagaaaggaaaagctGATCGAATCATAATAAAAGCAGCCAGTGGCGGTCACCACACACTGCTCGTTCGTTTCTTATCTTAGCAGGCGCAGGCACGGCGGATGAGCACCGCCAGCGTACagtggagaaaagaaaaagtgcGTCACGTTTATGAAACGCTTACCCTGGAACAACAGCCTGAGCCAGCACGAAAAGAACCACGTATCACGACgtcggtgcgatcggtgcaGGAATCAGTGATCATATgcgaaacacacgcacgcacgttgCTGAGACACTATATTGCCAGGCCCAAGTCATTTGACAGGCACACAGGTGGCCGGTTTCGCGGATGGTGACACGACTGGGGGGGTGAACATGGAGCACTTTCGGCATGCGATGTCGCATCctaccaacaacaaaaacagcagGAACGTGCCCCCGAGGGAGTGGAGGGTCTATTTGTGCATCATTCTGCAGCGTTCTCGCCGGGTGCGGTACACGCAAACGGGCacacaaaagaagaaaagcgaGCCAAATGATCTTTGACCGTAATGAAGATGCATAAGATCCGCGGCATGAGCCAATGCACGCAAAGATTTCGTAATTTCTCTTTCTAATGCACAGCAAGTGCAGGGTCCCCTGTCCATCCAAGTAACCCGACCGATGTCCACCGTTATGCATCAAACATTTGCAAGGGTCAAGCACATTTTTCGGCCATACCTCAAACGTGTTAAGAACCAACTGTGATGAACGATAAGACAACGTGTCGGTTTAGGAAGAGGGCCATTTCATTTTGCAAACGCGGACGGCCAGCTTTTCTCAGCCTCAAAGGGGGGTGCATTCGGGGAAGAGGAATGTTGAGTGTTGGCGATTTTTTAAACGTACATTAATTGTTGCTGTTAAAGAGACGACTATTACTGAAATCGCGCGTCCGTCCTCGGTACGTAACGTCAAAAAGGTCCGCCGAAGGTCGCGATGCAAACGCAGAGAGTAGCAGCGCGAAACATATGTAGCCATGGGTAACGCGAAATGCTTCcgccagagcgagagacagagagattgAGTGTAGTTATGTGGCCGCCTATGATTGTGTTTGCTTCTACCGTCACAGTGCGTACGTGTGTTTCTGGCGTACGATGGTAGTTCACTTTGGCTGACTTGACTGGCCATAGCTAGGCGCTGTGCCGTAGCGCTAGTTCGTAACGTGTAACAAGTGAACAGCGGTGCGGCGGtgggcggcgacggtggccaaatcAGGTTCCGTTTTCCATCGGCACCGCGAGAAGAAGGTACGGACAACGTTCTTTTCAAACCCGTGACCCAACCGCCCTGgtgtgtgttgctgctggcgaacgTGCGAAATGCGTGTCGGTGGAGAACTACTAGTTGTCCAATTTCCTTATTTCCAACCCGGGTCCGGTTGTTTCTGCAAAATGTGTACGTCCTTCGGGGAAGCGGCCAGTCGAGAAGGTCGATTGTATGTAATGTAACGCAGAAAAAGAGGccatgctgtgtgtgcgcgaaagaTATATAACGTGGCTAAAAATTcgcacaaaacaacacacctTAGCAAAGCAAGGATCAagagtttttctgtttgttgtttttctaaACATATGAATGGCAATGCTATTATTGTATATCTACCCCAGTGAGCACGCAATTATGCTACTacgaaataatattttaagGGCCAGAGGAATCATGTTTTCTCGCCGATGCCGCAGCACCTTCCATTAGGGTGATAAAGgcttaaaaaggaaaaccaacaaCGCAACACGCGCCCTCAATCAATGgtggtgtggcggcggcggccatgcTGTGTATTGGTTCGCGCTAGGGTATTTTTATTAATGCCAACCGAATGGTGCTGCACCACCAAACTCTAGCGTGCACAAGGAGTTTTGCTTGCCGCAATCCGTGTGCAGTGGTCGGTGGCAACCGCCGTGCTCTAAATAAAGGTCGCCAGTTACCTGTGTTATCAATATTTTGTTCGCTTTGCAGCGAGTGCAGCGCTAAATTTATAATATGTTGAGCACACGCGGTAGAAGTGATTACGAATCTGATTGTAAAGTAtcgtaccgcaccgcaccgcatctcTCTCTGGGCGCGATTACCGATGCAACTTATCAAACGCAACCCGCtggcggtgcgtgcgtgctatggagagtgaaagagagggACTGAAATAGATAGTGCGAGGCAGTGACAAAATTCACGGCTCGTTGAAGGCGCTAAGACCGGACTGTTGAAGTGCGGTCATGCAGCTTTGGAAGGTGCGAGAGGAGCACACATTTTTCAGTCCATACGAGCCTTTCTCGAACGACAAAACGTGATTCGCGGCGCATTACCCATGGCCGCGCGCTAAGAAAACTCGCTTCCACACAGGCCACTGTTGCGGCTAGGCAACGCCAGAAGAGCAAGCATCGCCGAAAAAGTCCCGCTATTTGGTTGGAAAAGAAGCGAGGCGTGCTTTGCATCACGACGCTTCACGTAGCTGTGTTGTTTCCACAGAAGATATAGTGTGGTTGCGTTTGCAGTGCGTGTTCGTCACGTTACGTGTTAGTTcgtaaaatcgaaaatcgcTGTACCTGCTACAGTTGCGCAACGTGGAGTGGAAAAACATCTCAACCGATTTCTCATCGAATTAACAAACGGAAAATGTGCACCACGCCAGAACAACAACGGCCGAACGTTGAAAAATAGGCACAAGCGAAGCGGCGACGAAACAGCAATCTGTTCCCGTCGCTTTCCTCCATTGCCGTTGCGATTGTCAAagtcgccgttgccgtcggTTGTCGTAATCAACAACACGTCGTCGTGTGTTTACTACTCTCGGGCGGACAATTGTGGACTTTTTTACCACAGCTCCGCAGCATTATTCGTACGTGGTGTAGTACCGGAGCGTGGGCTGATCTCTTGCCATATTCTCGGTGAAAGTACAACGCGGGATATGCCGCGCGCACGGTTCAGCAGCACGCCCGGAATCGTGACTCGCCTAGCGTGTTTATCCGCGCAAAGCCCAGgaaccgatgatgatgcgttccaagtgtgtgtgtgttgaaccCTTGAGTATGGCGAGTGTGTGTTACGGCAGGTCGGACAGGCAAAACAACAAGGACGAGGAGAGAACGCCTCTGTACCTGTGCGtatcgcggccgccgccaaccTAGTGTGTCACATGGCCAGGGTCGTTTAAAGCCAGTTTCCGTCCACTTTCAACTTCTCCTGGGCACAGTCGCTGGCAATTGACTTTGCCGGAGATTTTCTTCCCCACTTAGAAGAGCCGCACACACAGTGTCATTACCATAGTGATAGCGAGCCAAGGGCTACTTATCGGTTGTGACTGTCCGGCTGCGGCTACGTTTCGTGAACCTGGTTTTAAAATAAGAAACACCAGTTCGCTTCGGGAAGAACATAATTTAACGTTCCttcctccggctccggtggtcAGCAAGATCGTGAATCGGCTCACTCGTCCCAGCTAAATAGTGTGCCACGTGGTGCGGGAATGCACAGAATGGATTCAATGAAACATGGGTATATGTGAGGAAAATAACTCTTAGCGTCCGAAACAGAGCGTGCGTGCAGCACACAAAACGTGATTTATGGAATGGCactttaattttattttatttgtttcaactCCGCAGATCGAAACCGGATACAGAGTGCAGATCGGCAGCACTGACATAATGTCCCTGCCAAATCCACAGCTTACTACTCAAACGACGATTGTAAAGCAACAAGCACTAGGCGCGGCACCGATTCTGTCACCGGCTGCCGAACAGATTGGCAATACGGTTTTTGTGCCTGTAATTGCACCACAGCCACCGCCTGCTACCACCACAAGTGCTTCGGTGCCAAAAGTTTATCGTAGTGCTGGACCAAAACAACAGGCCGCAGAAACGGTAAATAAGGCATTCGCATCGACAGCCACGCTTGTCGCGGACCCAAAGGTAGAGCATTGGGACGGTTCCAGGGTGTTCGTCTCGGGAGGATCCGAACAAGCTGCATCCGCTGACTCCATTGCGTCGATAGTCCAAGCACATGTAATTCCCTTCGGTACCACTATCAAGGTGAAATCGCTTACGGCCGCGGATAAGTTGCCCACAGCGTCGTCCGTTGCTAGCAGCGTGCTTTTGCCGGCCAACAGTTTATTGAACACGCAGCAAGCGCAAGTCCGCCCGGTGCTGTCCTCAATGTCAACGGTGTCGACTCCTGCAAAGACGGGCAATCCTTCCATCGTTGTCACTCAGCAGCCTGTTGGCAACACCGTGGTCAACAAGCTGATGATAACAAAGGGTGGAAActgtacgacgacgacgacgacggtagcaGCCAGTATTCCTGCGGTACCGCCACTGTACGTTCCCGCAAACGTGGATAGCAGCCTGCTGAAGGGTCCACTAGCTCCACTGCCCCCCGGTGAAACAGTAGGCGAACTAAAAGGATTCCAGCGAATTCCCATCGTCTTACAGCAATCGCTACAGCGGCCCAACTTTGGGGTTCCATTTCCTCCTGTACCGAAATTGACACCGTTCAACACGAAAGCGACCGTTCCGACCAACGTTGCGCCACCGGAGAAAAGGCTTCTCCGGGAATCGGAAATGTCCTCCAATAGTAGCGCTACTACCAGTGCCAGCATCAACGGCACCATGATCGTCGAACGGTCCGTGGGAATAGCTGAGGGAAATAGTGTTTCCACCAACACCCAAGGTGACTGTGGTCAACACCACAGAACGGAAGGAAAAGACGATGAAGAGAACAACGATGAAGCTATGAAGGATAATCTCTGTGCGAATGTTGTTAAAGATGAGAACGAAACTAGTGAGGCTGTCGAAATGCTCGATAGTTCATTCGTAGCGGAAACAATCGGCAAACCTTCGCGTACAAACCCGCCATCGAATGTCGGAAAACGGGATGCAGACGCCCTGGATGGAGAACCGAGAACTTCAGGCAATCCGAAAAGCTCACGGCTACTGAAGCGTGCCTTTTCGGTGCAGTATCGACCTGGAACCGATTTGTCACAAGAACCTACCACGGCCAGCTTTACTGGCCAGCGACACATGAACCGTCGCTTATCGGAGTATCCTAAAGACCAGCAGGTTATTGATTCTATGAAGGAAAAGTGGAACAAAGCGATCATTATCAGTGACCGTACCAAGCAGAGAGACGTGATGGAACCAGTTGACGGAGCGCAGAACGACAACCCGGTAGGTGAGGGCAGCCCGGTCACCCCGCCAGAAGCCGGCCAAAGCAAACCGGATTTGTTGTTGCGATGCAACGAAACCATCGACCAATCGGATGCTTCGGAGGAAAAGCGAGCGCTACGAAAAAAGAGTCGCCATACGAAAAAGAGCGACGAAAATCGTGCTCCGGGAACCAAACGGACCGTGTCTACTTCGTCGGAAAGCACTACCGCCACGGGGATGCTGTTCACCGGACGTCGCCATTTTCCGGGGGCTGAAAAGAAAGCACAAGAAGCGAGTACGACGAAACGAGCACGCACATCATCGGTGACGGTAGGCAAAGTTAGTAGAGGAAAATTGGGCCGCTTCACGAAACCCGCCAGCCCATCCGAATCGTCGTTCAGTGTGCAAGACGATAAGGATTTCAGAGAGGATGTGGATACGACCACAGTTTCGGACCATCTACGGTGGTACGACGGGATCGGTTATCTTGCCCACAGCACGCTCCACTTTGAGTTCAATCACTTCGGGCTGGTGATTCCGATGGCAACGACAGACTACGAACGTCACTGCACCACCGATGTTTACCGCTCGTTGCAGCAACCGTTGTCGGAACGGCCAAGAACAGTCCCACCACCTCCAGGAGCACCGCGAGCTACGGAACACAACTACCGGTGCACACAGTGTCGCGCGAAAGGTCGCGCAGTTGACTTCGTTACACCCACTTTCTGTAGTATAGCGTGTGTAGAAAGGACCAACAACCAAGTGCTAATCAAGCATATCAAAGGCTCCACGCACGCTTACAGCACCGCGGACCATGCGTCATGTGAGCTGCCTGATGGCGCCGGAGATGGACCGATGGCACAGCAGGATAAAAAGGCGCCCGCTCGATCAGCTACGGTTGTGAACACATCAACAACGAGCGATGAAGACTCGATGAGTTCGCTCAGCTCCAATTCGAACATGTTTCAAAAGCGTCCGAAGACTAACCAACGTTCATTGCTTCCATCCCCGCCATCTACCCCGTCGACGGCCGATAGCAGTAGTAGTGTCAGTAGCCACAGCAACAGTGGCAAGAGCAGTAACATCGGTCCCGGCGTTAAGCAAACGGTCGATTTCAACTGGGAAAAGTACCTAAAGGAGGTAAAAGCTGAAGCGGCACCTGTAGAATTGTTTGTTGGACAACGGGCTCCGCTGCCGGACAATATCACGGCGTCCACCACGCGCATCGTCAATCCGTTCGTGCAGGGCATGAAGTTGGAAGCGATTGATCCAGAAAACAACTCTTTGTTCTGCGTGTGCTCTGTCAAGACGGTGCGCGGCTATCGGATGAAGTTACACTTCGATGGATACACGGAGAATTACGATTTCTGGGTCAACGCCGATTCGGTGGACATCTTTCCGCCCGATTGGTGCCGAACTACCGAACGTCCACTTCAGCCACCGTACGGAATAAAGAGCGCTTCGTTCCACTGGAAAGACTATCTTCGCTCGACGAAAGGGATCGTTCCAAAGAAGGAGTGGTTCCGGCATCTGACGGCAAAGGTAAGGTTCTTGCCCGTTGCAGCATTCACCCATCAACTGACTAACAACTCCCTGCCATATCTTCCCAAAAGCCGCACAAACACCAGTTCGTAGCCGGAATGTCGCTCGAAGCAGATGATCTGCGTAAGTCGGGCAAGGTATGTGTGGCCACGATTACCGACATAATCAATGATCGCCTCCTGATTCACTTCGATGGATGGGACGAGAGGTACGATTATTGGGTGAACATGGCGTCACCTTACATCCATCACATAAACTGGCATCGGGAGAACAACGAGAAGATTACGCCACCCCCCGGTAAGACCATGGTGATTCCAACGGGGCCACTTTGCTTTGATCTTCCTCTCACGTGTCGGGTTCTCTAAATTTTTGTCCCTAACcttattttttattgctcTCTTGTTCAGATTTTTGCCGTCAATTTGATTGGGGTCGCTACCTGCGGCAAAAAGGAAATCAAGCGAAATTAAATACGCCAGCAAGCCGTTATCTGTTCAAAATGCGGAAACGGATCGACTTCAAGGTAGGCCATCGGCTAGAGGTTGTAGATCGGGCGCAGGAAAGGCTGATACGACCTGCAACAGTCATCGCCACCGATGGCTACGAGATTAAGGTGTGCTTCGACGGGTGGCCTGCAGCATACGCTTTTTGGATCGAGGATGACAGTCCCAACATCCACCCCGTCAACTGGTGCGCTTGGACGAACCATCCTTTGGAAACACCGCCCAGTAAGTGAT
Coding sequences within it:
- the LOC128279095 gene encoding uncharacterized protein LOC128279095 encodes the protein MEGKKVPSSASALPAGTPRPAAVGTSTMMPPPERAPAVGQQRQLQLSTIGGRNETPNSVTIALRPVGTPHKSMVTISPTTPLSAFRTPGNRPSQMIDKCDKAVITLRSGGGGGSSSTVTRGQEHGGMQSTVVSVKTPQGDTQEVAIKELLSGAAAAGAASAVQKIVICRKDLAPLSSGVVTVQQQRNQPVLEVYSTLKSQIETGYRVQIGSTDIMSLPNPQLTTQTTIVKQQALGAAPILSPAAEQIGNTVFVPVIAPQPPPATTTSASVPKVYRSAGPKQQAAETVNKAFASTATLVADPKVEHWDGSRVFVSGGSEQAASADSIASIVQAHVIPFGTTIKVKSLTAADKLPTASSVASSVLLPANSLLNTQQAQVRPVLSSMSTVSTPAKTGNPSIVVTQQPVGNTVVNKLMITKGGNCTTTTTTVAASIPAVPPLYVPANVDSSLLKGPLAPLPPGETVGELKGFQRIPIVLQQSLQRPNFGVPFPPVPKLTPFNTKATVPTNVAPPEKRLLRESEMSSNSSATTSASINGTMIVERSVGIAEGNSVSTNTQGDCGQHHRTEGKDDEENNDEAMKDNLCANVVKDENETSEAVEMLDSSFVAETIGKPSRTNPPSNVGKRDADALDGEPRTSGNPKSSRLLKRAFSVQYRPGTDLSQEPTTASFTGQRHMNRRLSEYPKDQQVIDSMKEKWNKAIIISDRTKQRDVMEPVDGAQNDNPVGEGSPVTPPEAGQSKPDLLLRCNETIDQSDASEEKRALRKKSRHTKKSDENRAPGTKRTVSTSSESTTATGMLFTGRRHFPGAEKKAQEASTTKRARTSSVTVGKVSRGKLGRFTKPASPSESSFSVQDDKDFREDVDTTTVSDHLRWYDGIGYLAHSTLHFEFNHFGLVIPMATTDYERHCTTDVYRSLQQPLSERPRTVPPPPGAPRATEHNYRCTQCRAKGRAVDFVTPTFCSIACVERTNNQVLIKHIKGSTHAYSTADHASCELPDGAGDGPMAQQDKKAPARSATVVNTSTTSDEDSMSSLSSNSNMFQKRPKTNQRSLLPSPPSTPSTADSSSSVSSHSNSGKSSNIGPGVKQTVDFNWEKYLKEVKAEAAPVELFVGQRAPLPDNITASTTRIVNPFVQGMKLEAIDPENNSLFCVCSVKTVRGYRMKLHFDGYTENYDFWVNADSVDIFPPDWCRTTERPLQPPYGIKSASFHWKDYLRSTKGIVPKKEWFRHLTAKPHKHQFVAGMSLEADDLRKSGKVCVATITDIINDRLLIHFDGWDERYDYWVNMASPYIHHINWHRENNEKITPPPDFCRQFDWGRYLRQKGNQAKLNTPASRYLFKMRKRIDFKVGHRLEVVDRAQERLIRPATVIATDGYEIKVCFDGWPAAYAFWIEDDSPNIHPVNWCAWTNHPLETPPNYNVQQRVTPNGASSCSIGFCQGKGNSKWPRKMVHDSSLECPYRMTNWTNEERKKLRINNDEVQKFVHKVVSAEPEAQSAGGAPSESNKFKPIQINTTFKRVSSPSRPMVEDSVPDEQKLSASVKRIKIEPEEGGNAFSSHEPLITPSSATLSLAHMNRGPMASKRSLLKKNAAATVACSSETPVTSRISSSVQQHQQQPQQSVAKPNQTEYNPMKIALPVIDGYGPRLLHAYEIWQKHSRFLDQCTDQNGGSQKNPLYWTIDETARYIEKLPGCSECAVKMRLEEINGKSFLSFTQNDLMQYMGFKVGPAIKIYNRIIHLRQLVTSKFVQL